One window of Oreochromis niloticus isolate F11D_XX linkage group LG23, O_niloticus_UMD_NMBU, whole genome shotgun sequence genomic DNA carries:
- the LOC102075736 gene encoding uncharacterized protein LOC102075736 isoform X2 yields MLKLIMVLLWMILLVVLLCAEAEKVTEVRGELGTNVTLTCSNQTSDTHWYMEIHSQFRACIGRSFSSAGSTYCSPGFETKFSVLGNKLVIKNFRAEDCRLYFCGIKRDGSIYFVETFHFVSDVTITDPQSDCRLNQLIIICVSVAVIVFVILGAVCAALCLKRKKRRIQKNNVSLHIYENAHTIRAAQNKVIHSQQAKPH; encoded by the exons ATGCTGAAGCTGATCATGGTTCTCCTGTGGATGATCCTGTTGGTGGTTCTGCTCTGTGCAGAGGCCGAGAAGGTGACCGAGGTCAGAGGAGAGCTGGGGACCAATGTCACTCTAACCTGCTCCAATCAGACATCAGACACACACTGGTAC ATGGAGATCCACAGTCAGTTCAGAGCATGTATCGGCCGCAGTTTTTCTTCAGCAGGCTCTACCTACTGCTCTCCTGGTTTTGAAACCAAATTTTCAGTCCTGGGAAACAAACTGGTGATTAAAAACTTCAGAGCAGAGGACTGCAGGCTTTACTTCTGTGGCATCAAGAGAGATGGCAGCATTTATTTTGTGGAGACTTTCCACTTCGTCTCag atGTCACCATCACCGACCCCCAGAGCGACTGCAGGCTCAATCAGCTCATCATCATCTGTGTCTCCGTTGCTGTTATCGTCTTTGTAATACTGG GTGCTGTTTGTGCAGCGTTGTGTTTGAAGAGGAAAAAGCGCAGGATCCAGAAGAATAATGTTTCACTTCACATCTATGAGAACGCACACACCATTAGGGCTGCGCAG aaCAAGGTGATCCACTCTCAACAGGCAAAACCTCACTGA
- the LOC102075736 gene encoding uncharacterized protein LOC102075736 isoform X3, translating into MLKLIMVLLWMILLVVLLCAEAEKVTEVRGELGTNVTLTCSNQTSDTHWYMEIHSQLRACIGRISGGSAGSTYCSPGFETKFSILGNKLVIKNLTAEDCRLYFCGIKRDASIQFVDTFCLVSDVILPSNNLQNDCRLSQLIIPLSVNAAIILVFGFVFVTLSLKRKGCSNQGDNVSVQISDEAEVVQAVPPKVIYSQPE; encoded by the exons ATGCTGAAGCTGATCATGGTTCTCCTGTGGATGATCCTGTTGGTGGTTCTGCTCTGTGCAGAGGCCGAGAAGGTGACCGAGGTCAGAGGAGAGCTGGGGACCAATGTCACTCTAACCTGCTCCAATCAGACATCAGACACACACTGGTACATGGAGATCCACAGTCAGTTGAGAGCATGTATTGGTAGGATATCTGGAGGATCAGCAGGCTCTACCTACTGCTCTCCTGGTTTTGAAACCAAATTTTCAATCCTGGGAAACAAACTCGTGATTAAAAACTTGACAGCAGAGGACTGCAGGCTTTACTTCTGTGGCATCAAGAGAGATGCCAGCATTCAGTTTGTGGACACTTTTTGCCTCGTCTCAG ATGTCATTCTGCCTTCCAACAACCTACAGAACGACTGCAGACTGAGTCAGCTCATCATACCTCTTTCAGTTAATGCTGCCATAATTCTAGTATTTG ggtttgtttttgtaacactGTCTTTGAAGAGGAAAGGCTGCAGCAACCAGGGGGATAACGTTTCAGTTCAAATCTCTGATGAAGCAGAAGTGGTTCAGGCTGTTCCG ccaaAGGTGATCTACTCCCAACCCGAATGA
- the LOC102075736 gene encoding uncharacterized protein LOC102075736 isoform X1, with protein MLKLIMVLLWMILLVLLLCAEAEKVTEVRGELGTNVTLTCSNQTTEVHWYMEIHSQFRACIGRSFSSAGSTYCSPGFETKFSVLGNKLVIKNFRAEDCRLYFCGIKRDGSIYFVETFHFVSDVTITDPQSDCRLNQLIIICVSVAVIVFVILGAVCAALCLKRKKRRIQKNNVSLHIYENAHTIRAAQNKVIHSQQAKPH; from the exons ATGCTGAAGCTGATCATGGTTCTCCTGTGGATGATCCTGTTGGTGCTTCTGCTCTGTGCAGAGGCCGAGAAGGTGACCGAGGTCAGAGGAGAGCTGGGGACCAATGTCACTCTAACCTGCTCCAATCAGACAACAGAGGTCCACTGGTACATGGAGATCCACAGTCAGTTCAGAGCATGTATCGGCCGCAGTTTTTCTTCAGCAGGCTCTACCTACTGCTCTCCTGGTTTTGAAACCAAATTTTCAGTCCTGGGAAACAAACTGGTGATTAAAAACTTCAGAGCAGAGGACTGCAGGCTTTACTTCTGTGGCATCAAGAGAGATGGCAGCATTTATTTTGTGGAGACTTTCCACTTCGTCTCag atGTCACCATCACCGACCCCCAGAGCGACTGCAGGCTCAATCAGCTCATCATCATCTGTGTCTCCGTTGCTGTTATCGTCTTTGTAATACTGG GTGCTGTTTGTGCAGCGTTGTGTTTGAAGAGGAAAAAGCGCAGGATCCAGAAGAATAATGTTTCACTTCACATCTATGAGAACGCACACACCATTAGGGCTGCGCAG aaCAAGGTGATCCACTCTCAACAGGCAAAACCTCACTGA